Proteins found in one Crassostrea angulata isolate pt1a10 chromosome 3, ASM2561291v2, whole genome shotgun sequence genomic segment:
- the LOC128176381 gene encoding transmembrane protein 179B-like, with amino-acid sequence MSDVRGTMLDKLPKRHKFRFSQIFVNGIVFVLSLCACIPSGWTYNFFNFECVLYADLSVSVEDNSTVVLDWAGSTWGKPTQCHVVTYAPVVAAIHAFIWIWFYLQMEELDGKIQSLPALLFGCVLHGCISLALLVSSGMLTGGVNKLCHNLQSRLPAYSCSQLEDMQWTTLKGTEEFYTYMKVTEVCTWFSAITSAVLAVLNGYRAWSIISQLKRRGDPETGSVLLRRGRQFGSSHFFLDESFSVRSLTVDRRTSNIV; translated from the exons ATGAGCGACGTACGAGGAACCATGCTGGATAAACTCCCGAAAAGACACAAATTCAGGTTTTCTCAAATCTTCGTGAATGGAATAGTGTTTGTTCTTTCATTATGTGCGTGTATACCGAGTGGTTGGACTTACAACTTCTTTAATTTTGAGTGTGTACTATACGCCGACTTGTCGGTAAGTGTTGAGGATAACAGTACTGTTGTCTTGGACTGGGCAGGGTCAACCTGGGGGAAGCCGACCCAGTGTCATGTGGTCACGTATGCCCCCGTGGTGGCCGCTATACACGCCTTCATTTGGATCTggttttatttacaaatggaGGAGTTAGACGGTAAAAT CCAATCGCTGCCCGCCCTGTTGTTTGGCTGTGTCCTCCATGGCTGTATCAGCCTGGCCCTCCTCGTGTCCAGTGGGATGCTGACGGGAGGGGTGAACAAGTTGTGTCATAACCTACAGTCCAGGCTCCCCGCATACAG TTGTTCCCAGTTGGAAGACATGCAGTGGACAACACTAAAAGGAACCGAAGAGTTTTATACCTATATGAAAGTGACAGAG GTGTGTACCTGGTTCAGTGCGATCACTTCCGCCGTCTTAGCAGTTCTGAACGGATACAGGGCATGGAGCATCATCTCTCAACTCAAGCGCCGGGGCGACCCAGAAACAGGCTCAGTGCTGCTCCGCAGAGGGAGACAATTCGGCTCCTCTCATTTCTTTTTGGACGAATCGTTTTCAGTTCGCAGCTTAACTGTAGATCGGCGGACGTCAAATATAGTTTAA
- the LOC128176380 gene encoding very-long-chain (3R)-3-hydroxyacyl-CoA dehydratase 3-like — MAEPGERLSPFVYWGQKTDHISLKIDLKDVVDPIVDLTEDGLKFKADGIGIRGHNSYELDIEFYHPVDPDKSRYRVLDRCIDFHIQKKGDGEVWPRLTWKKINHPWLKIDFDKVAYEDESEEDDQPENDMSQEEVLKQLEKELDLDSASEPDVPDLKTMYLFMYNLFQFVGFTFNSCVLIVNFLRNKEEAITSGFQLVGNPLMVCQTAAIMEILHPMLGLVKSGALAPLMQVLGRNFILFVIILHEENIQSAPIVFFLLLTWSLIEVVRYPFYMLAVLDKKIYIVTWLRYTLWMPLYPVGIFLEGAVVIMSIPLYEMSQRFCLSLPNNANMAFYFPWLLYAYPPILLIAGYTMLTYMHNQRRKVIGGVTTSKSKKSS, encoded by the exons ATGGCGGAACCGGGTGAGAGGCTGAGCCCTTTTGTGTATTGGGGGCAGAAAACTGACCATATCtcgttgaaaattgacctaaAAGACGTTGTT gACCCAATAGTTGATTTGACTGAAGATGGATTAAAGTTCAAAGCTGATGGAATTGGAATCCGAGGGCATAACTCCTATGAACTAGATATAGAATTTTATCATCCAGTTGATCCAGAT AAAAGTAGATACCGAGTGTTGGATAGGTGTATTGACTTCCACATCCAAAAGAAAGGTGATGGAGAGGTTTGGCCACGACTGACTTGGAAGAAAATCAATCACCCCTGGctcaaaattgattttgataaagTTGCTTATGAAGATGAATCGGAGGAAGACGATCAG CCAGAAAATGATATGTCCCAAGAAGAAGTCTTGAAACAATTGGAGAAAGAACTGGATTTAGACTCAGCTAGTGAACCAG ATGTACCAGACCTCAAAACAATGTACCTGTTTATGTACAACCTGTTCCAGTTTGTGGGATTCACATTCAATAGCTGTGTTCTTATTGTTAATTTCTTAAGAAACAAAGAGG AAGCGATAACGTCTGGATTCCAACTAGTTGGAAACCCTTTAATGGTTTGTCAGACAGCAGCCATCATGGAAATCCTCCATCCTATGCTGGGTCTGGTCAAGTCTGGTGCATTAGCACCATTGATGCAG GTTCTAGGGAgaaattttatattgtttgtcATCATATTACATGAGGAAAATATACAGAGTGCCCCTATAGTATTTTTCTTACTCCTGACTTGGAGTTTAATAGAAGTTGTAAG ATATCCTTTTTACATGCTAGCAGTACTGGACAAGAAAATTTACATTGTGACCTGGTTGAGGTACACACTGTGGATGCCCCTGTATCCAGTCGGAATATTTCTAGAGG GTGCTGTAGTTATCATGTCCATTCCATTGTACGAGATGTCGCAGAGGTTCTGTCTGTCTCTACCAAACAATGCCAACATGGCCTTTTACTTCCCATGGCTTCTATACGCATATCCACCTATTCTTCTTATAG CTGGTTACACAATGCTGACTTACATGCACAATCAGCGAAGGAAGGTGATAGGTGGTGTAACCACCTCAAAATCCAAAAAGTCTTCTTAG
- the LOC128176379 gene encoding kelch-like protein 41a isoform X2 — translation MYKLNKWELADFRPKMDDPFPRTLGNRAMHSLSLQRHLHDQMQSNSELCDVILVVNQVEIRAHWSVLVMCPYFQSLYDSGLKERMSGKINLLIGKTPAVRVAISFLYTGEAEITYETVKDILEVADYFQINELKSCCQSYLESMTMTVENCVQMCLLCSLYNLEFYNKVFEFLRGHLPDIMQQEDALTLTSESVMSLLTDPTLSYVEQKQFYEFIIKWSEFDLENREAFFPDLFCSLDLQKIPRSVLENEIEGNPLVKKDKRCQVHVLNIKMKYITGLIKEDDGVREAILVAGGCSQVMFASIFSILPFRESLAVKSLLGYILAEDRWIELAPLPHQMQQAIMTFCSKKNCLYIFDQGNQSFSSRVFIYKFDLEETKWTSFLLELPENHISGSLHTIVACSGKLFAVISCHIIQKGGQNVQWSTFLMEVKEDGTKSEIKNHLFQRNENTSVVACVMQDRKICILATKVGAIPRRKGRSTKFFVYDVALNRKYEYSRGVNWDNLMFAAGDEIVVTRMGKFSCMKYSMTTRKWRHVKEQFLPFPTQPFESTDFSSISDGSNFYVFGGKGVKSMESVAEAMCYNYAEKKWKKLQELPQPLRQGATCCIQLPSNLAKCHIKCPHCIFFPSRSRAKYDVHYQREEDDDEYDYDDGSGYTFDDDYVSDGLWSDGVPDYLDDDEYDDYENWFI, via the exons ATGTATAAACTGAACAAATGGGAACTGGCTGATTTCAG gCCCAAAATGGATGACCCTTTTCCTCGCACACTGGGGAATCGTGCTATGCATTCATTATCTCTGCAGAGGCACCTGCATGATCAAATGCAGTCCAACTCGGAACTCTGTGATGTAATCCTAGTAGTGAATCAAGTG GAAATCCGAGCTCACTGGAGCGTGCTTGTGATGTGTCCCTACTTTCAATCTTTGTATGACAGTGGGCTAAAGGAAAGAATGTCTG ggaagATTAACCTTCTGATTGGCAAAACACCAGCAGTAAGGGTAGCCATATCTTTCCTGTACACCGGAGAAGCAGAGATTACCTATGAGACAGTCAAAGACATATTAGAAGTGGCAGACTACTTCCAGATCAACGAATTAAAGTCATGCTGCCAAAGTTATCTAGAAAGCATGACCATGACGGTCGAAAACTGTGTTCAAATGTGCTTACTGTGTAGTTTGTATAATCTGGAGTTTTACAACAAGGTGTTTGAATTCCTTAGAGGGCACCTGCCTGACATCATGCAACAAGAGGATGCACTGACCTTGACCTCAGAATCTGTGATGTCACTGTTGACTGATCCAACCCTGTCTTATGTGGAGCAGAAGCAGTTCTATGAATTCATCATTAAGTGGTCCGAATTTGACTTGGAGAATCGAGAGGCATTCTTTCCTGATTTGTTTTGCTCGTTGGACCTGCAGAAGATCCCTAGGAGTGTTCTTGAGAATGAAATTGAGGGAAATCCCCTTGTGAAGAAGGACAAGAGATGTCAGGTGCACGTATTGAACATCAAGATGAAGTACATCACAGGACTGATCAAGGAAGATGATGGAGTAAGGGAGGCAATTCTGGTTGCAGGAGGATGTAGCCAAGTAATGTTTGCCAGCATTTTTAGCATTCTACCATTCAGGGAGTCCTTGGCTGTCAAAAGTCTGCTGGGATACATCTTAGCAGAAGACAGATGGATAGAGTTAGCCCCACTTCCCCATCAGATGCAACAGGCTATCATgactttttgttcaaaaaagAATTGCTTGTACATCTTTGATCAAGGAAACCAAAGCTTTTCTTCTAGAGTGTTTATTTATAAGTTTGATTTGGAGGAAACCAAATGGACTAGCTTCTTATTGGAGCTTCCTGAAAATCACATCAGTGGCTCGCTTCATACCATAGTGGCATGTTCTGGAAAACTGTTTGCAGTTATATCTTGCCATATTATTCAGAAAGGTGGACAAAATGTGCAGTGGAGTACATTCCTAATGGAGGTGAAAGAAGACGGCACCAAATCAGAAATCAAGAACCATTTATTTCAACGCAATGAAAACACAAGTGTGGTAGCATGTGTTATGCAAGACAGAAAGATTTGCATTTTAGCAACTAAAGTAGGAGCTATTCCTAGGAGGAAGGGGAgatcaacaaaattttttgtgtATGATGTGGCTTTGAATAGGAAATATGAATATTCCAGAGGAGTAAATTGGGATAACTTGATGTTTGCGGCGGGTGATGAGATTGTGGTTACCAGGATGGGGAAATTCTCGTGCATGAAATACTCCATGACCACTCGAAAATGGAGACATGTAAAAGAACAATTCTTGCCATTCCCAACTCAACCCTTTGAAAGCACCGACTTCAGCTCAATTTCAGATGGCAGCAATTTCTACGTCTTTGGTGGCAAAGGTGTTAAAAGCATGGAATCCGTAGCCGAAGCTATGTGTTACAATTATGCTGAGAAGAAGTGGAAAAAACTTCAAGAACTGCCCCAACCACTGCGACAGGGTGCAACCTGCTGCATCCAGTTACCTAGCAACCTTGCAAAATGCCACATCAAGTGCCCCCATTGCATTTTCTTCCCAAGTCGCAGCAGGGCCAAGTATGACGTCCATTATCAGAGAGAGGAAGATGATGACGAATATGATTATGATGACGGTAGTGGGTACACCTTTGATGACGACTACGTCTCAGACGGGCTTTGGAGTGACGGAGTTCCAGATTATTTGGATGATGACGAATACGATGACTATGAAAATTGGTTTATCTGA
- the LOC128176379 gene encoding kelch-like protein 41a isoform X1 codes for MSETFEGYLCPMTFRQIEPKMDDPFPRTLGNRAMHSLSLQRHLHDQMQSNSELCDVILVVNQVEIRAHWSVLVMCPYFQSLYDSGLKERMSGKINLLIGKTPAVRVAISFLYTGEAEITYETVKDILEVADYFQINELKSCCQSYLESMTMTVENCVQMCLLCSLYNLEFYNKVFEFLRGHLPDIMQQEDALTLTSESVMSLLTDPTLSYVEQKQFYEFIIKWSEFDLENREAFFPDLFCSLDLQKIPRSVLENEIEGNPLVKKDKRCQVHVLNIKMKYITGLIKEDDGVREAILVAGGCSQVMFASIFSILPFRESLAVKSLLGYILAEDRWIELAPLPHQMQQAIMTFCSKKNCLYIFDQGNQSFSSRVFIYKFDLEETKWTSFLLELPENHISGSLHTIVACSGKLFAVISCHIIQKGGQNVQWSTFLMEVKEDGTKSEIKNHLFQRNENTSVVACVMQDRKICILATKVGAIPRRKGRSTKFFVYDVALNRKYEYSRGVNWDNLMFAAGDEIVVTRMGKFSCMKYSMTTRKWRHVKEQFLPFPTQPFESTDFSSISDGSNFYVFGGKGVKSMESVAEAMCYNYAEKKWKKLQELPQPLRQGATCCIQLPSNLAKCHIKCPHCIFFPSRSRAKYDVHYQREEDDDEYDYDDGSGYTFDDDYVSDGLWSDGVPDYLDDDEYDDYENWFI; via the exons ATGTCAGAAACATTTGAAGGATATCTTTGTCCTATGACATTTCGACAAATTGA gCCCAAAATGGATGACCCTTTTCCTCGCACACTGGGGAATCGTGCTATGCATTCATTATCTCTGCAGAGGCACCTGCATGATCAAATGCAGTCCAACTCGGAACTCTGTGATGTAATCCTAGTAGTGAATCAAGTG GAAATCCGAGCTCACTGGAGCGTGCTTGTGATGTGTCCCTACTTTCAATCTTTGTATGACAGTGGGCTAAAGGAAAGAATGTCTG ggaagATTAACCTTCTGATTGGCAAAACACCAGCAGTAAGGGTAGCCATATCTTTCCTGTACACCGGAGAAGCAGAGATTACCTATGAGACAGTCAAAGACATATTAGAAGTGGCAGACTACTTCCAGATCAACGAATTAAAGTCATGCTGCCAAAGTTATCTAGAAAGCATGACCATGACGGTCGAAAACTGTGTTCAAATGTGCTTACTGTGTAGTTTGTATAATCTGGAGTTTTACAACAAGGTGTTTGAATTCCTTAGAGGGCACCTGCCTGACATCATGCAACAAGAGGATGCACTGACCTTGACCTCAGAATCTGTGATGTCACTGTTGACTGATCCAACCCTGTCTTATGTGGAGCAGAAGCAGTTCTATGAATTCATCATTAAGTGGTCCGAATTTGACTTGGAGAATCGAGAGGCATTCTTTCCTGATTTGTTTTGCTCGTTGGACCTGCAGAAGATCCCTAGGAGTGTTCTTGAGAATGAAATTGAGGGAAATCCCCTTGTGAAGAAGGACAAGAGATGTCAGGTGCACGTATTGAACATCAAGATGAAGTACATCACAGGACTGATCAAGGAAGATGATGGAGTAAGGGAGGCAATTCTGGTTGCAGGAGGATGTAGCCAAGTAATGTTTGCCAGCATTTTTAGCATTCTACCATTCAGGGAGTCCTTGGCTGTCAAAAGTCTGCTGGGATACATCTTAGCAGAAGACAGATGGATAGAGTTAGCCCCACTTCCCCATCAGATGCAACAGGCTATCATgactttttgttcaaaaaagAATTGCTTGTACATCTTTGATCAAGGAAACCAAAGCTTTTCTTCTAGAGTGTTTATTTATAAGTTTGATTTGGAGGAAACCAAATGGACTAGCTTCTTATTGGAGCTTCCTGAAAATCACATCAGTGGCTCGCTTCATACCATAGTGGCATGTTCTGGAAAACTGTTTGCAGTTATATCTTGCCATATTATTCAGAAAGGTGGACAAAATGTGCAGTGGAGTACATTCCTAATGGAGGTGAAAGAAGACGGCACCAAATCAGAAATCAAGAACCATTTATTTCAACGCAATGAAAACACAAGTGTGGTAGCATGTGTTATGCAAGACAGAAAGATTTGCATTTTAGCAACTAAAGTAGGAGCTATTCCTAGGAGGAAGGGGAgatcaacaaaattttttgtgtATGATGTGGCTTTGAATAGGAAATATGAATATTCCAGAGGAGTAAATTGGGATAACTTGATGTTTGCGGCGGGTGATGAGATTGTGGTTACCAGGATGGGGAAATTCTCGTGCATGAAATACTCCATGACCACTCGAAAATGGAGACATGTAAAAGAACAATTCTTGCCATTCCCAACTCAACCCTTTGAAAGCACCGACTTCAGCTCAATTTCAGATGGCAGCAATTTCTACGTCTTTGGTGGCAAAGGTGTTAAAAGCATGGAATCCGTAGCCGAAGCTATGTGTTACAATTATGCTGAGAAGAAGTGGAAAAAACTTCAAGAACTGCCCCAACCACTGCGACAGGGTGCAACCTGCTGCATCCAGTTACCTAGCAACCTTGCAAAATGCCACATCAAGTGCCCCCATTGCATTTTCTTCCCAAGTCGCAGCAGGGCCAAGTATGACGTCCATTATCAGAGAGAGGAAGATGATGACGAATATGATTATGATGACGGTAGTGGGTACACCTTTGATGACGACTACGTCTCAGACGGGCTTTGGAGTGACGGAGTTCCAGATTATTTGGATGATGACGAATACGATGACTATGAAAATTGGTTTATCTGA